The sequence below is a genomic window from Acetivibrio clariflavus DSM 19732.
CATAAAATATTGAGTACATGAAACCTAATGATTATTCTTTCAGGTTGCTGGGGCGAATAGTTGAGGAGATGGATTTATCAGAATTATATAATACCTATTCCCTTATAATGAGGATTTCCGTATAATTGTACAACAAAATTTAAACAAGAGGTAAAATTATGAATCTATATGATGTTTTAGAAGTTAGCCAAGAAGCTTCTCAAGAAATGATTAAAGATGCTTACAGAACATTGGCGAAAAAATATCATCCGGATTTATATACTGGAAGTGATAAATCAAAAGCTGAAGAGAAAATGAAGGAAATTAATTATGCGTTTGATATTCTGGGAGATCCGATTAAGCGGCGAAAATATGACGAATCATTAAGAAAAGAAAGTTTTAAGAATTATAAAACAAATGAAAGTTTTAAGAATTATAGAACAAATCAAAAAGCATATTCAAGTTATACCTGGTATTGGAATGATGAAGCAAATCCATATTATACAAATAGAAATGAAACATCATATTCGTCAAAGAAGACTGAAAATGACGAAAGTATGCCCTTTTATTATAAAGAATATATTATTTCCGGTATATTATGGATAATTGCTGGTCTGATTTTAGTTTGTATTATATATAGTTTAAAATCTGCCAGTAAGGGAGTTCGCATAATTTTTTGGAGTACAGTACTGTGGGGTATAATAAACTTTGTAAGAGGGTTAATCTTTAAAATTGCGTATGAAGATGAGATAAAAAATGGAGAAAGAAAATACAGTATCCCTGAATGGTTTGTTCCAAGTAATATTGTTTTAGCAATAATTATTATGATATTTTTCATCAATGTATATAATAAAGACTATAAGAGTAGTATAGCATATCAAATTGCACGTAATAACTCCATAGCTATAGGAATGGATAAAGAAACAGTAAAAAAAATTATGGGTGATCCTGATAGTGTTGAAAGTCGTCCTGCACTTGACGAAGAAATCTGGAAATACGACGATTCAACGATAACTTTTAACAATGAAGGTGTAGTTAAAGAATGGCATAACAGGTCTAATAATTTATCCGTATATATGGGAGATAAGGTTGAAGGCGCAGTATTCAAAATTGGATCGAGTAAAGAGGATGTAGTAAGAGCTATGGGAACACCACATTATATTTACACAATATCAAGTTCAGGCAAAGAGATCTGGGGCTATGAGTATTCAACTGTTACATTTGATTATAGAGGTCTGGTAATAGAATGGGATAATGTATCTAATTATCTATCCGTATATATGGGAGACAAGACTGAAGATGCCGTATTTAAAATTGGATCAAGTAAACAAGATGTAATAAGAGCGATGGGAACACCAGATGATATTTTAAGAGAAACTGAACCAAGTAAAGAGATCTGGAAATATGAGAATTCAACTGTTACATTTGATAGTAGAGGTTTGGTAACAGAATGGAATGACCTATCAGATAATCTGGCTGTGTATATGGGAGATAAAGTAGAAGGTGCCGTATTTAAACTTGGATCAAGTAAAAAGGATGTAATAAGAGCGATGGGAACACCTGACAGTATTTTAAAAAGTTCTACACAAAACCGAGAAATCTGGGGCTATGAGGAATCAACTGTCACATTCGATAATAAAGGTTTTGTAATAGCATGGATTGATGTATCTAATAATCTAGCTATAGATATGGGAGATGAAGATGAAGGTGCAGAACTTAAATTTGGATGGGATGAAAGTGAATCTGATTGAAGAATCTTTAATTTTTATTCGGGAATGTAAGTAATTTTGTGTATCATAATTTATGTAATCCTTCTTTAGCAAGTAAATTTTAGTTGACAAGGTTTACAGAATATTGTTTTTTATTGCCTTTCCATTGTATATTATTGCCGGATTTATTAAGTTTTATACATAAACTTGATTAAATCTGGCAATAATCATTTATAATGGTCAGTATTAGCCTTTTAAACCTATATTTTTAATTTTGTGAGGTCTAGCCCATCCGGCGATGAGGATGAGCCCTTGAGGGCGGTGGGGGTGAATGCTTTTAAATATACTCTTCCAGCCTACCTGGATATTGGATTACCAATTGGCTAAGTACTCTATCCCAGTTTTTGTAACGTTGTGTCCATTTTTTTACTACATTCATTGATGCTAAATATAAAATCTTTTCTAGTGAACTGTCTGTTGGAAATATTGTTTTTGTTTTTGTGACCTTACGAAACTGACGATGTAGTCCTTCAATTATATTTGTAGTATAAATTATTTTTCGTATTTCTTCTGGAAATTTGAAAAATGGACTTATAACATCCCAGTTATTTTCCCAACTACGTATTGCAAAAGGATATTCCTTTCCCCACTTTTCTTTAAGTTCATAAAGTTTTTCTAATGCTATTTCTTCATTAATAGCATGATATACTTCTTTGAAATCATTACTAAATGCTTTTAGGTCTTTGTATGGCACATACTTAAAAGAATTTCTCAGCTGATGTATTATGCAACGCTGCACTTCAGATTTTGGATATGCAGCATTTATGGCTTCCTTAAGTCCGGTAAGTCCATCAACACAAAAAATTAAAACATCCTGTACTCCTCTATTTTTAAGGTCATTCAGTACACCAAGCCAAAATTTTGACGATTCATTATCACCAATCCATATCCCTAAGATATCTTTATATCCATCAATAGTAACTCCTAGAACAACGTAAGCTGCCCGGTTTGTTATTCTTCCTTCATCCTTTACCTTATAATGAATTGCGTCCATAAATATAAAAGAATATATAGGTTCAAGAGGTCTTTGC
It includes:
- a CDS encoding DnaJ domain-containing protein, translated to MNLYDVLEVSQEASQEMIKDAYRTLAKKYHPDLYTGSDKSKAEEKMKEINYAFDILGDPIKRRKYDESLRKESFKNYKTNESFKNYRTNQKAYSSYTWYWNDEANPYYTNRNETSYSSKKTENDESMPFYYKEYIISGILWIIAGLILVCIIYSLKSASKGVRIIFWSTVLWGIINFVRGLIFKIAYEDEIKNGERKYSIPEWFVPSNIVLAIIIMIFFINVYNKDYKSSIAYQIARNNSIAIGMDKETVKKIMGDPDSVESRPALDEEIWKYDDSTITFNNEGVVKEWHNRSNNLSVYMGDKVEGAVFKIGSSKEDVVRAMGTPHYIYTISSSGKEIWGYEYSTVTFDYRGLVIEWDNVSNYLSVYMGDKTEDAVFKIGSSKQDVIRAMGTPDDILRETEPSKEIWKYENSTVTFDSRGLVTEWNDLSDNLAVYMGDKVEGAVFKLGSSKKDVIRAMGTPDSILKSSTQNREIWGYEESTVTFDNKGFVIAWIDVSNNLAIDMGDEDEGAELKFGWDESESD
- a CDS encoding IS256 family transposase, whose protein sequence is MSTLSKEHIKQLVRENNFQSVSDVNAYLKDIFKDIIQELLEAELEAELGYAKDDVANKNTDNSRNGYTPKKIKSEFGEIDIQVPRDRKGEFQPKIIPKYQRNVSGIEEKVIALYARGMSTRDISQQIEELYGFSLSPEMVSKITDRIAPEIKEWQQRPLEPIYSFIFMDAIHYKVKDEGRITNRAAYVVLGVTIDGYKDILGIWIGDNESSKFWLGVLNDLKNRGVQDVLIFCVDGLTGLKEAINAAYPKSEVQRCIIHQLRNSFKYVPYKDLKAFSNDFKEVYHAINEEIALEKLYELKEKWGKEYPFAIRSWENNWDVISPFFKFPEEIRKIIYTTNIIEGLHRQFRKVTKTKTIFPTDSSLEKILYLASMNVVKKWTQRYKNWDRVLSQLVIQYPGRLEEYI